The Kwoniella mangroviensis CBS 8507 chromosome 1 map unlocalized Ctg02, whole genome shotgun sequence genome window below encodes:
- a CDS encoding carbamoyl-phosphate synthase arginine-specific large chain → MLRSVPLCRSSLAARPLRTIPSLAARRVAPTQTRSYAVAAPAVGSYGQVDGEPTLNSPSELARRISAKVLPKLEKPDVKKVLVVGSGGLSIGQAGEFDYSGSQAIKALRESNISTILINPNIATIQTSHHLANEIYFLPVTADYVAYVLEKARPDGILLTFGGQSALNVGIQLDKMGVLERLGVKVLGTPIRTLEVSEDRDLFVQALNEIDIPAAQSTAVSTIQDALDAAKEIGYPIILRSAFSLGGLGSGFAHDEEELRNLAAKSLSLSPQVLIEKSLKGWKEVEYEVVRDAADNTIICCNMENFDPLGTHTGDSIVVAPSQTLTDDEYHMLRSAAIKIVRHVGVVGECNVQYALDPESRDYRVIEMNARLSRSSALASKATGYPLAYTAAKIALGHTLPELPNAVTKSTTACFEPSLDYIVTKIPKWDLAKFQHVERNVGSAMKSVGEVMAIGRTFEESLQKAIRQVDPNFTGFDAYWKPEDMQTALANNNDRRLFAIAHSMLNLNYTVDQLHDITKIDKWFLYKLENIVVVYKQLQSTPFEKIDKDLILTAKKTGFSDLHISQLSGVKENQVREKRKSYGVTPWVKRIDTLAAEFPAYTNYLYTTYNASTHDVDFNENGTMVLGSGVYRIGSSVEFDWCAVTCSRAIRDLGKKTIMINYNPETVSTDFDEADRLYFEELGFERVMDIYEMEQAEGVVVSVGGQLPQNIALRLKNSGVNVLGTDPEQIDNAEDRHKFSSILDSVGVDQPAWTEATSLESAKAFAAKVGYPVLIRPSYVLSGAAMNVVWDEASLDKNLTAATDVSPLHPVVISQFIDNAQEIDVDAVAHNGELLVHAVSEHVENAGVHSGDATLVLPPFSLPSTDLDRFKEIAQKVAKAFQISGPFNMQIIRKPEENGQPAELKVIECNLRASRSFPFVSKVLGKNFIDVAAAAIMGENVPAPVDLMKEQRDYVAIKVPQFSWTRLPGADPFLGVEMASTGEVASFGKDVHEAYWAALLSVNGFKLPKKNSGILLGGDISRSEMPTIASNLLSLGFKLYTYDSKVESFINEQPNLAIKKIYVPVKDKRKLREVLEENEISTVIDIARSRAASTSEAEYAARRAAVDFGIPLINNAKLAVLLTETLQKKFHQSPLPYVEGTNPPEVKSWREFVGEERAY, encoded by the exons ATGCTACGATCCGTTCCCCTCTGTAGATCTTCTCTGGCTGCTCGTCCGCTCCGgaccatcccttccctcGCTGCTAGACGAGTAGCACCCACCCAAACCAGATCTTATGCCGTCGCTGCTCCTGCGGTAGGCTCATACGGTCAGGTAGATGGTGAACCAACCCTCAACTCCCCTTCAGAGTTGGCCAGACGAATATCAGCCAAGGTCTTGCCCAAGTTGGAGAAACCAGacgtgaagaaggtattggTAGTAGGAAGTGGTGGTTTGAGTATCGGTCAAGCGGGAGAATTCGATTATTCAG GTTcacaagctatcaaagctcTTCGAGAATCCAAcatctccaccatcctcattAACCCTAACATCGCTACTATCCAAACTTCTCATCACTTGGCCAACGAGATCTACTTCTTACCCGTCACAGCAGATTACGTTGCCTACGTTTTGGAAAAGGCACGACCGGATGGTATCTTGTTGACTTTCGGTGGTCAATCAGCTTTGAACGTCGGTATCCAATTGGACAAAATGGGTGTACTTGAGAGATTGGGTGTTAAAGTCTTAGGTACACCGATCAGGACATTGGAAGTTTCGGAAGATAGAGATTTGTTTGTACAAGCTTTGAATG AAATCGATATTCCCGCTGCCCAATCTACCGCCGTATCAACCATCCAAGATGCCCTCGACGCAGCCAAGGAAATCGGTTACCCCATCATTCTTCGATCTGCTTTCTCCCTTGGTGGTCTCGGTTCAGGTTTCGCTCACGACGAAGAGGAACTCCGAAACCTTGCCGCTAAAtcactctccctctctcctcaGGTGTTGATTGAGAAATCACTCAAGGGTTGGAAGGAAGTTGAGTATGAGGTAGTTAGGGATGCTGCCGAT AACACCATCATCTGCTGTAACATGGAGAACTTTGACCCTCTTGGTACACACACCGGTGACTCTATCGTCGTCGCCCCATCTCAGACCCTCACAGATGACGAATACCACATGCTCCGAAGTGCCGCTATCAAGATCGTCAGACATGTCGGTGTGGTTGGTGAATGTAAT GTACAATATGCGCTTGACCCCGAAAGCCGAGATTACCGAGTTATCGAGATGAACGCTCGTCTCAGTCGATCTAG TGCCCTTGCATCCAAAGCTACTGGATATCCCCTTGCCTATACCGCCGCCAAGATTGCTTTAGGTCACACTCTCCCAGAACTTCCTAATGCCGTTACCAAATCCACAACTGCATGTTTCGAACCTTCTCTCGATTACATCGTCACCAAGATCCCTAAATGGGATTTGGCCAAATTCCAACACGTTGAGCGAAACGTCGGATCAGCCATGAAATCCGTTGGTGAAGTTATGGCTATCGGTAGAACCTTTGAAGAATCTTTACAGAAAGCCATTCGACAAGTCGATCCCAACTTTACTGGATTCGACGCTTATTGGAAACCTGAAGATATGCAAACTGCTTTGGCCAACAACAACGATAGAAGATTATTCGCCATTGCTCACTCGATGTTGAACTTGAACTATACTGTCGATCAATTACATGATATCACCAAGATCGATAAATGGTTCTTGTACAAGTTGGAGAACATCGTCGTTGTGTATAAACAACTTCAATCTACACCATTCGAAAAGATCGATAAGGATTTGATCCTTACTGCTAAGAAAACTGGATTCTCCGATTTGCACATCTCTCAATTAAGTGGTGTAAAGGAAAATCAAGTtagagaaaagaggaaatcatACGGAGTTACACCATGGGTTAAACGAATTGATACTCTTGCTGCTGAATTCCCAGCATACACCAATTACCTTTATACCACCTACAACGCTTCTACACATGATGTCGATTTCAACGAAAATGGTACGATGGTTCTCGGTTCGGGTGTATACCGAATCGGATCTTCGGTAGAATTCGATTGGTGTGCTGTCACCTGTTCCAGGGCTATCAGGGATTTGGGTAAAAAGaccatcatgatcaattATAATCCCGAGACTGTATCGACCGATTTCGACGAGGCCGACAGATTATACTTTGAAGAACTTGGGTTTGAGAGAGTTATGGATATCTACGAGATGGAACAGGCTGAAGGTGTTGTTGTCAGTGTCGGAG GTCAATTGCCTCAAAACATCGCTCTTCGACTTAAGAACTCCGGTGTGAACGTTCTTGGTACCGACCCTGAACAGATCGATAATGCCGAAGATCGACACAAgttctcttccatcttggatTCAGTCGGAGTTGATCAACCAGCGTGGACCGAAGCTACTTCTTTGGAGTCTGCTAAAGCCTTTGCCGCCAAGGTCGGATACCCTGTTCTCATCCGACCTTCATACGTTCTTTCCGGAGCAGCCATGAACGTAGTTTGGGATGAAGCTTCGCTCGATAAGAACCTCACTGCCGCTACCGACGTATCACCTTTACACCCCGTCGTTATTTCTCAATTCATCGATAATGCTCAGGAAATCGATGTGGATGCTGTAGCCCACAATGGAGAATTGTTGGTCCACGCTGTATCAGAACACGTTGAGAATGCCGGTGTTCACTCTGGAGATGCTACATTGGtcttaccacctttctcactCCCCTCGACCGATTTGGACAGGTTCAAGGAGATTGCTCAGAAGGTGGCCAAGGCGTTCCAGATTTCCGGCCCATTCAACATGCAAATCATCAGGAAACCAGAAGAGAATGGTCAACCGGCTGAATTGAAAGTTATCGAATGTAATCTCCGAGCGTCTAGATCTTTCCCATTCGTATCGAAAGTTCTGGGTAAGAATTTCATTGATGTTGCTGCTGCCGCTATCAT GGGAGAAAACGTTCCTGCTCctgttgatttgatgaaagaACAACGAGATTACGTTGCTATCAAGGTACCTCAATTCTCATGGACTCGATTACCTGGTGCGGACCCATTCTTAGGTGTCGAGATGGCTTCTACTGGTGAAGTCGCTTCGTTCGGTAAGGACGTTCATGAAGCTTACTGGGCT GCATTACTCTCCGTTAATGGATTCAAATTACCAAAGAAGAACTCTGGTATACTCCTAGGAGGAGATATTTCTCGATCTGAAATGCCAACCATCGCTTCCAACTTGTTATCGCTCGGCTTCAAATTATACACTTACGACTCGAAAGTCGAATCGTTCATAAACGAACAACCCAATTTGGCAATCAAGAAGATCTACGTCCCAGTGAAAGATAAGCGAAAGTTGAGGGAGGtattggaagagaatgaaatcTCGACCGTTATTGATATTGCCCGATCGCGAGCTGCTTCGACGAGTGAAGCTGAATATGCTGCTAGAAGAGCTGCAGTGGATTTCGGTATTCCA CTCATTAATAATGCCAAACTCGCTGTATTGCTCACCGAGACTTTACAAAAGAAATTCCACCAATCGCCATTACCTTATGTGGAAGGTACGAATCCACCCGAGGTGAAATCTTGGAGGGAGTTTGTAGGTGAAGAGAGGGCTTATTAA